The nucleotide window GAAATCAAAAAAGAAGGCCGGAAAATTTGTGTGCGGATGCATAATGAGGAATCGGTGCATTACCGGGAACTCGCGCGCAGTACGATCAATCCTGCCAAGAAAACCTTTTACCTGGCCGAAAGCCTGCTTACCAAAAAGTACACTTCTACATTACCTTCAGATTGTATGTACGCCTGCGTGTGCAGGGAAGATCAATCCAGTTTTGAAGAGCAGGGGTTTGAAGATGTACAGCTGGTTCCGGCATTTCCCAGCTGGCAGGAAGTGAGTTGCCCTAAGGGGATGGGCAGTCTTTGCCTTTTTCATGGTAATTTATCGGTGCCCGAAAACGAAAAAGCAGCGTTATGGTTACTGAGTAACGTGTTTAATAAAGTCCGTATTCCTTTTATTATTGCGGGTAAGAATCCGCCGAAAACTGTTCAAAAGGCTGCCGGCCTTTGCCAGAACACCTGCCTGGTAAGTAATCCCAGCGAATCAGAGATGGAAGACCTGGTGCAAAAGGCACATATCAATATATTACCCGGCTTTCATAAAAATATCACCGGCAGCCGTTTAAAGCTGGTACATGCTTTATACAGGGGAAGACACTGTATTACTACGCCTGCAGTGGTAGAAGGTACCGGTTTGGAAGAAGCCTGTCATATAGGCACCACTGCCGGTGCGCTGGCATCGATCATTTCGCAGTTGTATTATTTACCTTTTGAAGAAGAAGAAATACAGCTAAGAAAAAGATTGCTGGGCAATCGTTATGATAACAATAAAAACATCCAGCTTTTTATAGATTATCTATGGTAGCATTGTCTACTACCCTGCCCCCTTCGGTCTTAATTAACCTGGCCGGGTATTTTTTCACTACCGCATAATCGTGCGTAGCCATCACGATAGCCGCATTGCTTTCTTTGGCAATGGATAACAAAAGGTTCATGATCTCATCCGTGGTCACCGGATCGAGGTTTCCGGTAGGCTCATCGGCCAGTATCAGTTTCGGGCTGTTGAGCAACGCCCGGGCAATATCAACCCGCTGTTGTTCACCACCACTCATTTCGTAGGGCATTTTATTGGCCTTATGCTGCAGGCCTACCTGCTCTAATACCTGCGTTACCTTATCGTCTATTAATTTTTTATCGGTCCAGCCGGTGGCTTTTAACACAAAACGGAGATTATTGGCCACATTCCGGTCGGTAAGCAATCTAAAATCCTGGAAAACCACGCCCAGCTTACGCCGCAGGTAAGGAACCTGCTTCCAGTGCATATTTTTCAACTGGTATTCAGCTACTACTGCTTCGCCTTCAGTAAGCAACAGATCGCCATAAAGGGTTTTTAAAAGGCTTGATTTGCCGGTACCGGTTCTGCCCACCAGGTACACAAATTCACCTTCCCTGATAGTAAGATTTACCTCTTTCAATACCAAACTATCACCCTGGTAAATATTAGCGTTCTTAATTTCTATGATCGGCTGCTGCATGATATCCTTAAAAATTGATAGTGTGCAAAATAAGCTAAAATGTGCAATACCCTGTGAACATTATAGGCATAAAGCAGCAAATGGTAATGTTACAACTTTTCTACTCCCCGATGATCCATAATATCCGGGTATATAATGAACCTTGTACTGATCACATCAGTTCGTCCTTTCTGCTATCACTATTTTACTAAAAGTTCTTCCACCATCTTTATCAACCTGCGCTATACGCAGGTAGTACTTTTCCCCATCGACTGGTATGCCGTTATTATTTTTTGAACAGCCCAGCCCTCCCGCTACACCAAGCGCAAGCATCAGTGCAGGGACAAAGCGTCTCCTTTTAACATGAGCCACTCCTAATAATAGCAAGGACGCCAGGTACATACCGGCGGTAGCCGCCGCGTCTTTAAAATTAAGACCGGCTTCGTAGGTGATCGTTTTATCAGAGCTGCCACCGGGGGCTTTTGATACAACTGAGGCTACGGTTGTAAAAGCCTTCCCATCTGTTGATACCTGCACCTCAAAATGATCATTATTGTTTTCAGAGAGGGTTTCCCAGGTAACAAGACCATTTTCATTGGTAACCGATGCAGTTATCGAACCGAAGGTAACAGGCAAGGCGCCCTGGGTCCAGTTAAAATTATCGATAGCAAAGTAATCGAAATTGGAACTTAATGTTATTTGAAGCTGATCTATTGAAACATTGGTATTATCAGTACCCCCTTCAGTGGAAAAATCGATCAATCCAAAGCCATTTCCCGGTAAGGCGAATGTAGTGGCAAAGCCGGTTGTTTTTGTAAAACTAAACTGGGTTGCACCCCGAAATATGCCTGTGAAAGTGACTGAGCCGGGACCAGTTGACGGATTGGGAGCGCCTGGGTCTTGTTCTGCATTTCCGGTTACATAAAACCAAAAATTGTTGAGCTTGAAACTTCCTGACGGAACGGAAATAGCAGACACTGATCCGTAAGAGTCATTCAGATGTATGAAACGATTGGAAGCTCCATAACCCAGTCCGGCAAAATTGGCTATAAAAAAGGCAGGTGCATTGGTGGTAAGGTTAAATGTTTGTCCATTATTGGTAAACGATGTAGCACCAACTGTAGCCATCTCGAAGGTTTCGGTTCCCTGGGCATTTGTAAAATGGTATGGTGCAATAAGTAAAACTAAGCTACACAGCAGCTGAAATGTATATTTCATTGTAATTGGTTTAGAGTACCCAAAGGAAACATTTTTGTTATAACATTCCAAATAAATCAGTTATGATGATTTATTTAATCATTTATTAAGGTAGCTTTTACATAAGAAGATATAACTAAAAAAATAGTTTGTAAACTAAAAAATTAGTTTTAAATTGCTGCCAGAATCAATTACTATTATGAAACAACTTACTAAAGCCGAAGAACAGATCATGCATATTTTATGGGACAACGGGCCACAGTTTTTAAGAGAGCTGCTGGATAATATGCCGGTTCCCAAACCGCATCAGAACACCGTGGCTACCATATTAAAAATATTAGTAGAAAAAGAGTTCGTAACGGTAAATGTATTTGGCCGGCAACATCAATACACAGCAGCCATAACAAAGGAAGAGTATTCGAAAAAAACCATGAAGCAAATGGTCAAAGGATATTTCGAGGGCTCTTTTAGTAATGTGGTATCCTTTATGGTAAAGGAAAATAATTTGAGCATTGAAGAGCTGGAAGCCTTATTGCAGCAAATTAAAAACCAACAAAAATAGCCGTATGCTTACCTATATCATTCAAATGATTGCCTGCTCGGGTGTATTATATACGTATTACCACTTTTTCCTGCGCAATGAAAAATTTCACCAGTATAACCGGTTTTATCTGCTCTTTGCAATAGCCTGTAGTCTTATTGTTCCACTGATAAAAGTGCCTGTTTTCGTAAAAACAGAAATGATGTCTAACACGCTTTATTATTTAATGACAACTGAGGATAATGTAGTTGTTACAGTCGAAACTGGATTTAATTGGCGCTTATTATTATACGTAGTTTACACTTTAATATCCATCACTTTAATAAGCAGATTAATAGTAAGTATCAGAAAAATATTCTTTATTAAAGCGCATGGCACAAAGAAAAAAGTAGAAGATATCTTATTTATAGACACCCCCCATTCGGACGCACCTTTTTCTTTTTTCAACTGGCTATTTTGGAACGAAAAGACGCAATTGCAGTCGGTAGAAGGTCAACAAATGTTTAGACACGAACATTACCATATCCTCAGCAAACACACTTTGGACATCATTTTCATGGAAATTGTTTTATGTATTTTTTGGTTCAACCCTATGTTTTACATCTATCGAAAAGAAATGAAAGTCATTCAGGAGTTTTTGGCCGATAAATACGCAGTGGAAAAAGATGACAGTGCCAATTATGCCCAACTATTAGTTCTACGAGCTATGGGCACGAATTCCTCTTCACTTACAAGTCCATTTTTTAATACATTTTTAAAACGTAGAATCACCATGTTACTATCCTCAGAGAAAACAAGCCATCATTGGCTAAAACAATTATTAATTGTACCTGTTTTTGTTTTAACCGCATCTTTATTAATTATCCGATGTAAATCTGCAGACGCAAAAACAGAAACCAAAATAAGTTCAACGCCGTTAACAACTAAAACGAAACTTAACACAGCCGGTATCACAAAAAATACTCCCGATCAACGGGAAACAGAAATTGTAGCTGTCATTAAAAAATCCGCTGAGTTGCGATCTGCTACCGTCGAAAAAAATAGCAACCAACTACACTCAAAAATATTTTCCAAAGTTGACATAGATGCAAAATACGATGGTAATTGGCGAAGTTTCTTAGAACGTAACATTAACGGACAGGTCGCAGTGGACAATGGAGCGTCTCCCGGAACCTTTACTGTTATTATTCAATTTGTAGTGGACGAAAATGGTAATGTGAGTGACCTTACACCGCTTACACATCATGGATATGGAATGGAAGAAGAGGCTATTAGAGTTATAGAACTTTCCGGCAAATGGACCCCAGCTGTGCAAGATGGTGAATCGGTGAAAGCTTATCGTAAGCAACCTCTTACTTTTCAAATTACTGAAGAATAAACAAGAGTCCATGGCAACCTACTTACTTCAAATGATTGCCTGCTCAGGAATATTGTACGGTTATTATCACTTCTTCCTGCGCAATGAAAAATTTCACCAATACAACCGGTTTTACCTGCTGTTTGCCATGGCGCTGAGCCTTTTGTTGCCGTTGCTTAAAATACCTGTGATTGTGAGTGAAACAAACAATAACCCCATTTACAATTTTGTAAGTAGCGGAGAAACAGTTGTTGTTACGGCTGCCGCAAAACGGTTTGCTTACACGCAGCTACTGTATGTCTTTTATGGATGCGTTGTACTTTGGATGCTTTTCAGGCTATTGAAGGCTGTTTTCCACATTATCAGTATTAAGAAGGCTGCTGCGAGCACAATTATCGAAGACATCCGGTTTATAAAAACCTCGCACCCCGATGCGCCTTTCTCTTTCTTTAGGTGGTTGTTCTGGCATGACCGTACAGAACTCGAGTCCAAAGAAGGCATGCACATGTTTAAACATGAAATGTACCATATACGCAGCAAACATAGCTTCGACCTGCTTTTTACGGAAATCATCCTAAGCTTTTGCTGGTTCAATCCCTTCTTTTATATATACCGTAAAGAGTTGAAGACGATCCAGGAGTTCCTGGCCGATCAGCATGCTGCGAGCGATAGCGACGCCGCTTCCTACGCAGAACTATTACTGATAAGGGCCATAGGCGCCAGGCATCAACAACTAATCAACCCATTTTTTCATAATCAATTAAAAAGAAGAATTACTATGCTAACATCATCTAAAAAGCCACAGTACCAGTGGCTGAGAAAACTGTTGGTACTTCCGGTTGCAGCAACTGCCATTGCATTGTTTGCTTTTACTTATGAAAAAGAAATCAGCAACATTGTACCTGAGCGTTTGAGTATGACTGAGCAGCATGTTGAATATCCTGCCATCTCAACTGATGTAAACAAGGCAACAGCTGTTACCGTTATTGAAGATACCCTTCCAAAAACTCAAAAAGACATTACAGATAAAAAAATCAATGACGCAAGTACATATCATGTAACAGGCGGCGGACGGTATCGCATGTTAAGCCCTATTACGGTTACCGGTTTTGAATTAAAGGAACCTCCTAAAAAGGTACTAAAAGAAGGGGAAATCAAAGTGGATGTAGATGCTGCCTTCAAAGGCAATTGGATAAGTTTTATGGAAAGAAACTTAGATGGCCAAATTCCAACTGATAAAGGAGCGGCAGTTG belongs to Niabella yanshanensis and includes:
- a CDS encoding glycosyltransferase: MDRYLHIVCLDVPCPANCGGSIDMMNRIKSFHKKGIKIHLHYFRFDEKCHNAELGRYCETVQSYAKKDALDCLSLSTPAFVNARCNQSLIENLNKDNHPVLLEGLHTTGIINEIKKEGRKICVRMHNEESVHYRELARSTINPAKKTFYLAESLLTKKYTSTLPSDCMYACVCREDQSSFEEQGFEDVQLVPAFPSWQEVSCPKGMGSLCLFHGNLSVPENEKAALWLLSNVFNKVRIPFIIAGKNPPKTVQKAAGLCQNTCLVSNPSESEMEDLVQKAHINILPGFHKNITGSRLKLVHALYRGRHCITTPAVVEGTGLEEACHIGTTAGALASIISQLYYLPFEEEEIQLRKRLLGNRYDNNKNIQLFIDYLW
- a CDS encoding cell division ATP-binding protein FtsE codes for the protein MQQPIIEIKNANIYQGDSLVLKEVNLTIREGEFVYLVGRTGTGKSSLLKTLYGDLLLTEGEAVVAEYQLKNMHWKQVPYLRRKLGVVFQDFRLLTDRNVANNLRFVLKATGWTDKKLIDDKVTQVLEQVGLQHKANKMPYEMSGGEQQRVDIARALLNSPKLILADEPTGNLDPVTTDEIMNLLLSIAKESNAAIVMATHDYAVVKKYPARLIKTEGGRVVDNATIDNL
- a CDS encoding BlaI/MecI/CopY family transcriptional regulator; its protein translation is MKQLTKAEEQIMHILWDNGPQFLRELLDNMPVPKPHQNTVATILKILVEKEFVTVNVFGRQHQYTAAITKEEYSKKTMKQMVKGYFEGSFSNVVSFMVKENNLSIEELEALLQQIKNQQK
- a CDS encoding M56 family metallopeptidase codes for the protein MLTYIIQMIACSGVLYTYYHFFLRNEKFHQYNRFYLLFAIACSLIVPLIKVPVFVKTEMMSNTLYYLMTTEDNVVVTVETGFNWRLLLYVVYTLISITLISRLIVSIRKIFFIKAHGTKKKVEDILFIDTPHSDAPFSFFNWLFWNEKTQLQSVEGQQMFRHEHYHILSKHTLDIIFMEIVLCIFWFNPMFYIYRKEMKVIQEFLADKYAVEKDDSANYAQLLVLRAMGTNSSSLTSPFFNTFLKRRITMLLSSEKTSHHWLKQLLIVPVFVLTASLLIIRCKSADAKTETKISSTPLTTKTKLNTAGITKNTPDQRETEIVAVIKKSAELRSATVEKNSNQLHSKIFSKVDIDAKYDGNWRSFLERNINGQVAVDNGASPGTFTVIIQFVVDENGNVSDLTPLTHHGYGMEEEAIRVIELSGKWTPAVQDGESVKAYRKQPLTFQITEE
- a CDS encoding M56 family metallopeptidase, with the protein product MATYLLQMIACSGILYGYYHFFLRNEKFHQYNRFYLLFAMALSLLLPLLKIPVIVSETNNNPIYNFVSSGETVVVTAAAKRFAYTQLLYVFYGCVVLWMLFRLLKAVFHIISIKKAAASTIIEDIRFIKTSHPDAPFSFFRWLFWHDRTELESKEGMHMFKHEMYHIRSKHSFDLLFTEIILSFCWFNPFFYIYRKELKTIQEFLADQHAASDSDAASYAELLLIRAIGARHQQLINPFFHNQLKRRITMLTSSKKPQYQWLRKLLVLPVAATAIALFAFTYEKEISNIVPERLSMTEQHVEYPAISTDVNKATAVTVIEDTLPKTQKDITDKKINDASTYHVTGGGRYRMLSPITVTGFELKEPPKKVLKEGEIKVDVDAAFKGNWISFMERNLDGQIPTDKGAAVGNYEILVRFTVNEDGKLSDIQSITNEGYGMEEEVIRILKKSPDWYPAINNNNKEGKSIPVKSYRIQQVNFKVVKFTSETAEGKSINLADSPSPISSKLQQPEVFTKVEIDAAYPGNWRSFLEKNLNGVVPVENGAKPGNYTTIIQFIVDKDGTVSDIKPLTKHGYGMEEEAMRVIKASGKWAPAIQNKREVKAYRKQPITFQISLS